In Candidatus Neomarinimicrobiota bacterium, the genomic stretch ACCTCTACAGTTGGCTCTACGGCGGCACACGGTTGGTGCTGGCCGAAAGTCGCGAGACGATCGTGCGCGATTGCCAATTGGCTCAGCCCACGGTGCTCAACGGCGTGCCGTATTTTTATCAGAAGATCGCTCAGCAGTTGCAGGCGGCTGGCGAAACCGGCAAGCGGGGGGCGATCCAGAAACTGTTGAGCGGGAACTTGAAACACTGCTTTTGCGGCGGGGCAGCGGTGGCTCCGGAAGTCGAATCGCTATTTGCGGAGCAGGGCTTGCAAATTACTGGCTGTGTCTCTAACGAATGCGCTATCGAAGTCGGCCGGTTGCTAGGTGCTCAGCTTATGTTAGTAGGTGCAATAAGCAAGTTTGGATCCACTTACAGCATTGACATTCGGATGATTGATGTAGAGACAGGCAGAATCACGGTATCAGTGCCCCTTGATTTTCGGGGCGAGTTTGGTCTACTTTTAACGAAAGGCGTGTCTGAGGTGGTCCAGCTTATAACGGGGGGAAGTATTCCAGACCTTGTCGAGACCACGTCTGAACCCACAGTGAAACTGCGAACCGAAGTTTTGAATACCGCCGTGGTGGAATTCCAGGAAAAAGGAAGTCTAGGTATAGAAGATGCCGGGACTATCGTAGCGGAGTGGATGAGCTCATCCCTTTACAGGACCGGGACTTTCAGCCTCTACGAACGTGTCCTGCTTCAGAAGGTGCTGGAGGAACAGGAATTGGGACTCACCGGCGCACTCGACGAGCAGACCACCGCTGAAATCGGTAAAGTTTACGGCGTGGAAGCCATTGTGACCGGGACCATCTCAAAGTTCGGTAATACCATCTCTGTCGTTGTGAAGCTCATCGACACGAATACCGCCAAGGTGATGGCCATAGCTGACGTCAAAACCGAAAGCTTGAGTACAATTCCGGACAAAATCGACGAGCTAGCCTGGGAGCTGGCGAAAGAGCCAGAGCCGTAAATGTGCCTTGTTGCCTGGTAGGTCCTGACGGTCCCCGCAGCCGTCAAGTGTACCTGCAGCTGGCCACCGCAGGCTGAGGGCTACACGACTCGCCGGGTTTGGCGGAGCGCCGGGGGGAGGGGGAGTCCAGCCTACCAGGCGTAGGCTTCGGGGGCCTGGCCGCCGGGACCGGGCCAAATATCGTCCAGCGAGGCGAGGGCCTGTTCGTCTAACTCGAGCTCCAGGGCCTGCAGAGCGCCGTCCAGCTGGGCCTGTGTACGGGGACCGATGATGGGGGCGGTTACCGTGGGGTTACGGAGCAGCCAGGCCAAAGCCACCTGGGCGGGCTCCGCGCCCAGTTCGCCACAGAGTTTTTCGTAGCGCTCCAATTGGGCCGTGTGCTTGGTCACCGCCTCCTGTAGTCTGGGCTCGGCCCGCCGCCCGCCGGATGCCGCTGGCCCAGGTGGCCCTGCCAGCAGCCCGCCGGCCAGAGGACTCCATGGAAGCAGGCCCAGACCAAACTCGCGGCAGGCTGGGATGACTTCCAGCTCAATGGTACGGGCACTCAAATTGTACAGGCTCTGCTCGGAAACGAGGCCCAGAAAGTGCCGACCGGCCGCGAGGCTGTTGGCCTGGGCGATGTGCCAGCCGGCAAAATTGCTACTGCCCACATAGAGCACCTTACCCTCCTGCACCAGCAGCTGCAGCGCCTGCCAGACCTCATCCCAGGGCGTGCCGCGGTCGATGTGGTGCAGCTGGTAGAGGTCGATGTGGTCGGTTTGCAACCGCTGGAGGCTTTGTTCGCAGGCCTGGCGGATATGGTAGGCCGACAGCCGGCCGTCGTTGGGGCCGTCGCCCATGCTGCCGTAGACTTTGGTGGCCAGCACGATCTGCTC encodes the following:
- a CDS encoding aldo/keto reductase produces the protein MEYVHLGRSGLKVSRLCLGTMNFGPQASEADSFAILDQALELGINFIDTANVYGWEKGAGITETIIGRWLAQGGGRREQIVLATKVYGSMGDGPNDGRLSAYHIRQACEQSLQRLQTDHIDLYQLHHIDRGTPWDEVWQALQLLVQEGKVLYVGSSNFAGWHIAQANSLAAGRHFLGLVSEQSLYNLSARTIELEVIPACREFGLGLLPWSPLAGGLLAGPPGPAASGGRRAEPRLQEAVTKHTAQLERYEKLCGELGAEPAQVALAWLLRNPTVTAPIIGPRTQAQLDGALQALELELDEQALASLDDIWPGPGGQAPEAYAW